A part of bacterium genomic DNA contains:
- the thiC gene encoding phosphomethylpyrimidine synthase ThiC has product MTQILSAKKGIITDEVKRVALEEELSIETIVDGIKEGIITIPKNKKRNIEKIKGIGSGLLKKVNANIGSSTLLSSLEFERKKLYFALEGGTDTIMDLSVGGNIDKIRKTLISECPVPFGTVPIYQAASLVKNIEDITPSLILKVIEKQAEDGVDFMTIHCGLRQEFFPFLEKRLIPMVSRGGAIIYHWMKKKKKENPLYEYFEDILKIALKYDVTLSLGDSLRPGCLADSTDSSQIKELIQLGELRDIAHKKGVQIIIEGPGHLPLNHIKANVKLAKKITKNAPLYLLGPIPCDIAPGYDHVTSAIGASLAALYGADFICYVTPSEHLGLPTPDEVKEGVISAKIAGICADIALGKKALVERNIEMAKARKALNWKKQESLSIDPKKVKSYHLKNKTPCTMCGDFCVFKIK; this is encoded by the coding sequence ATGACACAGATATTGTCTGCAAAAAAGGGGATAATTACAGATGAGGTAAAGAGGGTAGCCTTGGAAGAGGAGCTATCTATTGAGACCATTGTAGATGGAATAAAAGAGGGAATAATTACAATTCCAAAGAATAAGAAAAGAAATATAGAAAAAATTAAAGGCATCGGCAGCGGTTTATTAAAAAAGGTAAATGCAAATATTGGCTCATCAACCCTACTTTCCTCTTTAGAGTTTGAAAGAAAAAAGCTTTATTTTGCTTTAGAGGGAGGGACAGATACAATTATGGATTTGTCTGTGGGAGGAAATATTGACAAAATAAGAAAAACCCTCATTTCAGAATGCCCTGTTCCTTTTGGCACGGTTCCTATATATCAAGCCGCATCACTTGTTAAAAATATAGAGGATATAACCCCTTCCCTTATCCTTAAGGTAATCGAAAAACAAGCAGAAGATGGGGTTGATTTTATGACCATACATTGTGGCTTAAGGCAGGAATTCTTTCCTTTTCTTGAAAAGAGGCTTATTCCTATGGTAAGCAGGGGTGGAGCAATTATTTACCATTGGATGAAGAAAAAGAAAAAGGAAAATCCATTGTATGAATATTTTGAGGATATTTTAAAGATTGCCTTAAAATACGATGTTACATTAAGCTTAGGCGATAGCTTAAGGCCTGGCTGCCTTGCTGATTCTACAGATTCTAGCCAGATAAAGGAGCTAATCCAGTTGGGAGAATTAAGGGACATTGCACACAAGAAAGGTGTTCAGATAATCATTGAAGGACCAGGCCACCTTCCCCTTAATCATATAAAAGCAAATGTTAAATTGGCAAAAAAGATAACCAAAAATGCACCATTGTATTTGCTTGGCCCAATTCCCTGCGATATTGCCCCAGGCTATGACCATGTAACCTCTGCCATTGGTGCCTCTTTGGCTGCTTTGTATGGTGCGGATTTTATCTGCTATGTAACACCCTCTGAACACCTTGGCCTTCCTACACCAGATGAGGTAAAAGAGGGTGTAATTTCAGCAAAAATTGCCGGAATTTGTGCCGATATTGCTTTGGGAAAAAAAGCATTAGTAGAGAGGAATATAGAAATGGCTAAGGCAAGGAAGGCTCTTAATTGGAAAAAACAAGAAAGCCTTTCAATTGACCCCAAAAAGGTAAAAAGCTACCACTTAAAAAACAAAACCCCCTGCACAATGTGTGGCGATTTTTGTGTGTTTAAGATAAAATAA